In the genome of Leptospira tipperaryensis, one region contains:
- the nosZ gene encoding Sec-dependent nitrous-oxide reductase, protein MKIKLIFFRCLYLLLIAIAFATGCKGGASTATLASDAAKRVYVAPGDKDEVYAFLSGGFSGQMSVYGVPSTRLFKIIPVFSVFPENGYGYDEETKNMLKTSYGYVPWDDSHHIEASMTDGKQDGRWLFMNANNTPRLARIDLKSFETKEIIEIPNTAGNHASPFATENTEYLMAATRFSVPIPQSSARVEDFSKGAFKGTITMVKVDPKSGRLSIELQVLVPGFNYDLSHCGKNKSHDWCFFTSYNSEQAHKMLEVGASKNDKDYILAFNWVRAKQCLDQGKASNFGGEYYRNFLPENQPAISEKLSGVKMLQPKDCPGIMYYMPTPKSPHGTDVDPSGEYIVGGGKLATVIPVHSFSKLMEVKDKPDHRSGEISNIPVLKYESTLAGEVKKPCLGPLHTEFDGKGFAYTSCFVSSEVIKWELGTWEVVQHLPAYYSVGHLSIVGGSSKDPYGKYLIALNKITKDRYLPVGMELPQSAQLYDISGGKAELLSDFPTVGEPHYSQMIPAKLLMDKAAKIYPLEENKHPYAVKNEKDARVVREGNTVRVYMTQIRSHFKPDIIEVKRGDTVYFHVTNLEQDFDIPHGFAIGGAPDMPNLLIMPGQTRTFKWQASKPGIFPFYCTDFCSALHQEMQQYIRVSQ, encoded by the coding sequence ATGAAGATAAAATTGATATTCTTTAGATGTCTTTATCTACTTTTGATCGCGATAGCCTTCGCGACGGGCTGTAAGGGAGGCGCGTCTACGGCTACACTTGCGTCGGATGCGGCGAAAAGAGTTTACGTCGCACCGGGAGACAAGGACGAGGTCTACGCATTTTTATCAGGAGGTTTTAGCGGACAGATGTCCGTCTATGGAGTTCCATCGACTCGGTTGTTTAAAATTATTCCGGTCTTTTCCGTATTTCCCGAAAACGGTTACGGTTATGATGAAGAAACCAAAAACATGTTAAAAACTTCTTATGGATATGTTCCTTGGGATGATAGTCATCATATTGAAGCTTCCATGACCGATGGAAAACAAGACGGCAGATGGTTGTTTATGAATGCGAATAACACTCCGCGGTTGGCAAGGATTGATTTAAAATCTTTTGAAACGAAGGAGATCATCGAAATTCCGAATACCGCGGGAAATCACGCGTCTCCGTTTGCAACCGAGAACACCGAGTATTTGATGGCTGCGACCAGATTCTCCGTACCGATTCCTCAGAGTAGTGCGAGAGTGGAAGATTTTTCCAAGGGCGCTTTCAAAGGAACGATCACGATGGTTAAGGTCGATCCAAAAAGCGGAAGGCTTTCGATCGAATTACAAGTTTTGGTTCCCGGATTCAATTACGATCTATCACATTGCGGAAAAAATAAATCTCATGATTGGTGCTTCTTTACGAGTTATAACTCCGAACAGGCGCACAAAATGTTGGAAGTCGGCGCTTCTAAAAACGATAAGGATTATATCTTAGCGTTTAACTGGGTGCGTGCAAAACAATGTCTGGATCAAGGAAAGGCGAGTAACTTCGGCGGAGAATATTATAGAAACTTTCTTCCTGAAAACCAACCCGCCATTTCAGAAAAGTTGAGCGGCGTTAAGATGCTCCAACCTAAGGATTGTCCGGGCATCATGTATTATATGCCGACTCCAAAAAGTCCGCACGGAACAGACGTAGATCCAAGCGGAGAATATATCGTGGGCGGCGGGAAACTGGCGACCGTGATCCCAGTGCATTCTTTTTCAAAATTGATGGAAGTAAAAGACAAACCGGATCACAGATCAGGAGAAATTTCTAATATTCCAGTTTTGAAATATGAATCCACTTTGGCCGGAGAGGTTAAAAAGCCGTGTTTAGGACCTTTACACACCGAGTTTGACGGAAAGGGTTTTGCTTATACGTCCTGTTTTGTAAGTTCCGAAGTCATCAAATGGGAACTTGGAACTTGGGAAGTGGTTCAACATCTTCCGGCTTATTACAGCGTAGGTCACTTATCGATCGTAGGAGGCAGTTCTAAGGATCCTTACGGAAAGTATCTCATCGCCTTGAATAAGATTACAAAAGACAGATATCTTCCTGTTGGAATGGAACTTCCTCAGAGCGCTCAACTCTATGATATTTCCGGCGGAAAGGCGGAACTCTTATCCGATTTTCCTACGGTCGGAGAGCCTCACTATTCGCAGATGATTCCCGCGAAACTATTGATGGATAAGGCCGCAAAAATTTATCCGCTCGAAGAGAACAAACATCCTTACGCGGTTAAGAATGAAAAAGACGCACGTGTGGTGAGAGAGGGAAACACCGTAAGAGTTTATATGACTCAGATACGATCCCACTTCAAGCCTGATATCATCGAAGTAAAAAGAGGAGACACTGTTTATTTCCACGTAACCAACTTGGAACAAGACTTTGACATTCCTCACGGTTTTGCGATCGGAGGAGCTCCGGATATGCCGAACCTTTTGATCATGCCGGGTCAGACAAGGACCTTCAAATGGCAGGCGTCAAAACCGGGAATCTTTCCTTTCTATTGCACTGATTTTTGTTCGGCTCTTCACCAAGAGATGCAACAATACATCAGAGTGAGTCAATAG
- a CDS encoding nitrous oxide reductase accessory protein NosL, with protein sequence MKFRNPLWTFFFVSWSIVSCVSKEPVIPERGKEKCSHCSMSIVDMRFHSQLMTDKGRRYYFDSIECLQSYEETLNSEGFHSWIADFEDTNRMLNEAEATIVQSQEIHSPMGKGLAAFASFEKASEYLRSHKGSIMVPAIKK encoded by the coding sequence ATGAAGTTTAGAAATCCATTATGGACCTTTTTTTTTGTTTCCTGGAGCATCGTCTCCTGTGTTTCGAAGGAGCCGGTGATCCCGGAACGAGGAAAGGAGAAATGTTCCCATTGTTCCATGTCCATCGTGGACATGAGGTTTCATTCTCAACTGATGACGGATAAGGGAAGAAGATACTATTTCGATTCTATAGAATGTCTTCAGTCTTACGAGGAAACTCTGAACTCGGAGGGATTTCATTCTTGGATCGCCGATTTTGAAGATACAAATCGAATGTTAAACGAAGCGGAGGCAACCATCGTTCAGTCTCAGGAGATTCATTCTCCCATGGGAAAAGGGTTGGCGGCGTTTGCTTCCTTTGAAAAAGCGAGTGAGTATTTAAGAAGTCACAAAGGTTCCATCATGGTCCCCGCTATAAAGAAATAA
- a CDS encoding ABC transporter permease, whose amino-acid sequence MIEILLFELRENIRSRWLFVFAGFLALSVSALNYFGDENGTRLITSLMNIVLLIVPLFAISFAGLSFLDSIPFAEVLLSKSVTRSEYFFGKYYGVSLSLSLGLVVGVGIPGVLSFYSDLNFLILFLELIVFGLILIFIFVSLAFLLASYFKKGELIISGALLIWFYFFIFFDSIVFMFSIYLGEYPVEIPSLMIILLNPIDLVRIVMVLQTKASVLLGFSGAFLLKTIGIRSVILLSAFFLSGWVLVPLWISYKRFVKRNF is encoded by the coding sequence ATGATAGAAATCCTTTTATTCGAATTGAGAGAGAATATCCGAAGTCGTTGGCTATTCGTCTTTGCCGGCTTTTTAGCGCTTTCCGTCTCCGCGCTCAACTACTTCGGGGACGAGAACGGAACGAGGTTGATAACGAGTCTTATGAACATCGTCTTACTCATCGTTCCTCTTTTTGCGATCTCCTTCGCAGGACTTTCCTTTTTGGATTCGATTCCGTTCGCGGAAGTATTACTCTCCAAGTCGGTGACGAGATCAGAATATTTTTTTGGAAAATACTACGGAGTTTCACTTTCACTTTCTCTCGGGCTCGTGGTCGGAGTTGGAATTCCCGGAGTTTTATCTTTTTATTCGGATCTTAATTTTTTGATTCTGTTTTTAGAATTGATTGTATTCGGTTTGATTTTGATCTTTATCTTTGTTTCACTCGCCTTCTTATTGGCTTCTTATTTTAAAAAAGGGGAATTGATCATTTCGGGCGCGCTTCTTATCTGGTTCTATTTTTTTATTTTCTTTGATTCGATTGTGTTTATGTTCAGCATTTATCTCGGAGAATACCCGGTGGAAATCCCGTCCTTGATGATCATTCTATTAAATCCGATCGATCTGGTTCGAATTGTCATGGTCTTACAGACAAAGGCATCGGTTCTACTCGGTTTTTCAGGAGCGTTTTTACTAAAGACGATCGGAATAAGATCGGTGATTCTTCTTTCCGCTTTTTTTCTTTCTGGATGGGTTTTGGTTCCGCTCTGGATTTCCTATAAGAGATTCGTAAAACGGAACTTTTAA
- a CDS encoding ABC transporter ATP-binding protein, producing the protein MIQVTDLEVVYGKTVAVRDVSFAAKGSSILSIIGPNGSGKSSLLKSLIGLVQPIQGRIEIEESAILKTDPDVSAIGYMPQSPFFPKNLKVKELIDFFKRLEAVDPADFSTLYETLGLREYENQKFGSLSGGTKQKVNILQCFSTKKPIYIVDEPTASLDPYISHLLKDLLKQKKEDGALVIFSTHILSEVEEISDRFLLMAEGRLLIDDSPKEFIAKNKKENLQSTLMEFWNQEFLKTK; encoded by the coding sequence ATGATCCAAGTCACAGACTTAGAAGTCGTTTACGGGAAGACGGTCGCTGTAAGAGACGTCTCCTTTGCCGCAAAAGGAAGTTCCATTCTTTCCATCATCGGTCCGAACGGATCGGGAAAGAGTTCGTTGCTCAAAAGTCTGATCGGACTTGTACAACCGATCCAAGGAAGAATCGAGATCGAAGAAAGTGCAATTCTCAAAACGGATCCGGATGTTTCCGCAATCGGATATATGCCCCAGTCTCCTTTTTTTCCAAAAAATCTAAAGGTAAAAGAATTGATCGATTTTTTTAAAAGATTAGAAGCGGTGGATCCCGCCGATTTTTCCACGTTGTATGAAACACTCGGACTAAGAGAATATGAAAATCAAAAATTCGGTTCTTTGTCGGGAGGTACTAAACAAAAAGTGAATATACTCCAGTGTTTTTCCACAAAGAAGCCGATTTATATCGTGGACGAGCCGACGGCGAGTCTGGATCCGTATATCTCCCATCTGTTAAAAGATTTGTTAAAACAAAAAAAGGAAGACGGAGCTCTGGTAATCTTTTCGACACATATTCTCAGCGAAGTAGAAGAAATCTCGGATCGGTTTTTACTAATGGCGGAAGGACGATTGTTGATCGATGATTCTCCGAAAGAATTTATCGCAAAGAATAAAAAAGAAAATCTGCAGTCCACTTTGATGGAATTTTGGAACCAAGAGTTTTTAAAAACAAAATGA
- a CDS encoding nitrous oxide reductase family maturation protein NosD, protein MKKDLKQFQSDPRILARFFIFFLLCLNGFVKDLESKEIRVCHRCPFVSIQKAIDSASVGDKIKIEAGVYEETSIIVNKSVVIEGTDKTFIDGKKKKHVIDVQSNQVTIKNLRIKGSEVSDTNEYAGVHAEKVQGCIFENLIFEDNAYAVYLAEVDGCKIINNRSNGNAENEVSGGNGIHLWSSKNVRIEGNQLERHRDGIYLEFSSNLKIEKNISRDNIRYGMHFMFSSDNDFRKNTFEHNSAGVAVMYSKNILIEDNVFANNWGESSYGLLLKEISDSILTKNTFQNNTIAIFADGANRNYFTYNEIINNGWGIRVLGNSDQNIFAKNDFKENVFDISTNTKQTTNTFKENYWDDYKGYDLNRDRYGDVPHKPVHFFGYWVAVYPFLMILYQSPVVIFLQGIENAFPIVTPIDFEDPKPSMGVNL, encoded by the coding sequence ATGAAGAAGGATTTAAAACAATTTCAATCCGACCCAAGGATACTGGCGAGATTCTTTATATTCTTTTTACTATGTTTGAACGGATTTGTAAAAGATCTAGAATCAAAAGAGATCCGCGTATGTCATCGTTGTCCTTTTGTTTCGATTCAAAAGGCGATCGATTCGGCAAGTGTCGGGGATAAGATCAAAATCGAGGCGGGCGTTTATGAGGAAACCTCGATCATCGTAAACAAATCCGTTGTGATCGAAGGAACCGACAAAACGTTTATCGATGGGAAAAAAAAGAAACACGTAATCGATGTACAGTCGAATCAAGTTACGATCAAAAATTTAAGAATCAAGGGAAGCGAGGTTTCCGATACGAACGAATACGCGGGTGTCCACGCGGAAAAAGTGCAAGGTTGTATCTTTGAAAATCTTATTTTCGAAGACAACGCCTATGCGGTCTATCTCGCGGAAGTGGACGGATGTAAGATAATCAACAATCGTTCGAATGGAAACGCGGAGAACGAAGTCTCGGGCGGAAACGGAATTCATCTCTGGTCTTCCAAAAACGTGAGAATAGAAGGAAATCAATTGGAACGTCATCGAGACGGGATCTATTTAGAATTCTCATCCAATCTAAAGATAGAAAAAAACATATCCAGAGACAATATACGATACGGAATGCATTTTATGTTCTCTTCGGATAACGATTTTAGAAAGAATACGTTTGAACATAACTCCGCGGGAGTCGCGGTTATGTATAGTAAGAATATTCTAATAGAAGATAACGTTTTTGCGAATAACTGGGGAGAAAGTTCTTACGGGCTGCTCTTAAAGGAAATTTCGGATAGTATTCTTACCAAAAATACGTTTCAAAACAATACGATTGCGATTTTTGCCGACGGAGCAAATCGAAATTATTTTACATATAACGAGATCATAAATAACGGATGGGGAATCCGTGTATTGGGGAACAGCGATCAGAATATCTTTGCAAAGAACGATTTCAAAGAGAACGTATTTGATATCAGCACCAATACAAAACAAACAACCAATACATTCAAAGAAAACTACTGGGATGATTACAAAGGATACGATCTAAATCGGGATCGATACGGAGACGTTCCGCACAAGCCGGTTCACTTTTTCGGATACTGGGTCGCGGTATATCCGTTTTTGATGATACTCTATCAATCACCCGTTGTGATTTTTTTACAAGGTATCGAGAACGCGTTTCCGATCGTAACTCCGATCGATTTTGAAGACCCCAAGCCGAGTATGGGAGTGAATCTATGA
- a CDS encoding c-type cytochrome, with translation MTIIIAISLIFGISCGKDKTEEGSASSENSKGIGPVASVSLAALDETLANKGKKQFEAKCSACHKFEEKVVGPALAGVTNRRTPEWIMNMILNPVEMTQKDPIAQGLLAEHLTQMTFQNVQESEAREILEYFRKMDSKK, from the coding sequence ATGACGATCATAATCGCAATTTCTTTAATATTCGGAATTTCTTGTGGAAAGGACAAAACGGAAGAAGGCTCCGCTTCCTCCGAAAATTCAAAGGGAATCGGCCCCGTGGCTTCGGTTTCGTTGGCGGCGTTGGATGAAACTCTTGCAAACAAAGGCAAGAAACAGTTCGAAGCAAAGTGCAGCGCCTGTCATAAGTTCGAAGAAAAAGTAGTGGGGCCCGCATTAGCAGGGGTTACCAATCGGAGAACTCCTGAATGGATCATGAACATGATTCTGAATCCCGTCGAGATGACTCAGAAAGATCCGATCGCCCAAGGTCTTCTTGCGGAACACTTGACTCAGATGACTTTTCAAAACGTACAGGAAAGTGAAGCACGAGAGATTCTTGAATATTTTAGAAAAATGGACAGTAAGAAATAG